Proteins from one Telopea speciosissima isolate NSW1024214 ecotype Mountain lineage chromosome 1, Tspe_v1, whole genome shotgun sequence genomic window:
- the LOC122638712 gene encoding replication factor C subunit 2 has protein sequence MAASSSSTSGSNYDVPWVEKYRPSKVADIVGNQDCVSRLQVIARDGNMPHLILAGPPGTGKTTSILALAHELLGTNCKEAVLELNASDDRGIDVVRNKIKMFAQKKVTLPPGRHKVIILDEADSMTSGAQQALRRTMEIYSNSTRFALACNMSSKIIEPIQSRCALVRYSRLSDQEILGRLMIVVEAEKVPYVPEGLEAIIFTADGDMRQALNNLQATYSGFRFVNPENVFKVCDQPHPLHVKNMVRNVLEGKFDDACSGLKQLYDLGYSPTDIITTLFRIIKNYDMAEYLKLEFLKETGFAHMRICDGVGSLLQLSGLLAKLALVRETAKAV, from the exons ATGgcagcttcatcttcttcaacatcAGGCAGCAACTACGATGTCCCATGGGTGGAGAAGTACAGACCCTCCAAAGTAGCCGACATTGTTGGGAACCAAGATTGCGTCTCGAGGCTTCAAGTCATCGCCAGAGATGGCAACATGCCCCATCTCATCTTGGCC GGGCCTCCAGGAACTGGTAAAACAACAAGTATTTTGGCCCTTGCGCACGAGCTACTGGGAACAAATTGCAAGGAGGCTGTGCTAGAGCTCAATGCATCTGATGACAG AGGAATTGATGTCGTGAGAAACAAAATTAAGATGTTTGCTCAGAAGAAAGTAACGCTCCCCCCTGGAAGGCACAAAGTAATCATTTTAGACGAGGCAGACAG TATGACATCTGGAGCACAACAAGCTTTGAGGCGGACAATGGAAATTTATTCAAACTCCACACGTTTTGCTCTTGCGTGTAATATGTCTTCTAAGATAATTGAGCCCATTCAGAGTAGATGTGCCCTTGTTCGTTATTCTAGATTGTCAGACCAAGAGATTCTTGGCCGTCTTATGATCGTCGTTGAAGCTGAGAAG GTTCCATATGTTCCAGAAGGCCTTGAAGCAATTATTTTCACTGCTGATGGTGATATGAGGCAGGCTTTGAATAACTTGCAGGCCACATACAGTGGTTTCAGGTTTGTCAATCCGGAAAATGTGTTCAAG GTCTGTGACCAGCCTCACCCCTTACATGTGAAGAATATGGTCCGCAATGTGCTTGAAGGGAAATTTGATGATGCCTGTTCTGGTCTGAAGCAGCTCTATGatttgggttattctccgacTGACATAATCACAACCCTATTCCGGATAATTAAGAACTATGATATGGCTGAGTATCTGAAACTGGAATTTCTTAAG GAAACTGGATTTGCACACATGAGAATCTGTGATGGAGTTGGCTCACTTCTTCAACTATCTGGTCTCCTAGCTAAGCTTGCCCTAGTTCGGGAAACGGCTAAAGCTGTGTAA